In Castanea sativa cultivar Marrone di Chiusa Pesio chromosome 6, ASM4071231v1, a single window of DNA contains:
- the LOC142638338 gene encoding disease resistance protein RPM1-like: MAESAVSLLIQNMIPLLAREAALFEGIHDKVANIKDELESIQSFLKDADGRAERVDMSNVTKIWVKQVREKAYRIDDVIDEYILHLAKHPQGRRRQFHVLLKVFHFIIKLKPRHAIASKIQDINNDLKVIRERGERYGFSSLEQGPRNDAIHDTWHDPRVASLFIEEAEVVGFESPRDKLIEWLVEGPSNCMVISVVGIGGLGKTTLVKKVYDNELVVAHFDCRAWITVSQSYKMEELLREIIKQVYKARKEFYPKEIDKMKETTLIEKLKQYLDELRYVVIFDDLWVVEFWEHVKYAFPKNNKGSRIVITTRSEDVAPSNKESPYYHVYKLPPLSLEKALELFCKKVFQCDGGKCPPIFIELSRAIVERCGGLPLAIVAIGGLLSTKDKILYEWCKLHNSLSSELETNPHLMNITKILSLSYHDLPYNLKACFLYFGMFPEDYSINCARLIRLWIAEGFVKEKKGITLEDVAQSYLNQLIRRSLVQVAWSDDVGRFRSCRVHDMLREVILSRSEELSFSLISMQDYTKFDRIARRLSIQKNVNTSLKSITSSQTHTILISGVDEVPNSFLANSFANFKLMKTMDCEGAPIDYIPKEVGNLFHLRYLSLRDTKVQILPKSIGKLHNLETLDLKRSLVFEIPTEISGLRKLRYLVGYTVNNDIEYSTDSRLAIKIHNGIGCLQSLQKLFKIEVDNHALIVELGSLTQLRKLQITKLKRENGMVFCTALEKMRNLQSLRIHATSEEEVLELQSMSSPPPFLQSVTLCGRLEKFPEWIAKLMGVVRVGFFWSKLIDDPLKVLQTLPNLMDLWLYDGYEGEQLHFEGGGFKKLKCVGLRNLKGLNRLLIDEGSLPLLEELRIGPSPQLKEVPSSIHYLKSLKDLIFYEMPNEFALSLQPDGGLDFGKVKDIPRVNFWYRTKGESYKGYNLGDPELLERLRS, encoded by the coding sequence ATGGCAGAAAGTGCAGTTAGTCTACTTATACAGAATATGATCCCATTGTTAGCCCGAGAAGCAGCACTGTTTGAGGGCATTCATGACAAAGTAGCTAACATCAAAGATGAACTTGAAAGCATTCAGTCCTTCCTCAAGGATGCCGATGGAAGAGCTGAAAGGGTAGACATGAGCAATGTTACAAAAATATGGGTCAAACAGGTGAGGGAAAAGGCTTATCGTATAGATGATGTCATTGACGAATACATACTTCATCTAGCAAAACATCCTCAAGGGCGAAGGCGGCAGTTCCATGTACTGTTGAAGGTTTTTCACTTTATCATAAAACTGAAACCAAGACATGCGATTGCATCTAAGATTCAAGATATCAACAACGATCTCAAGGTTATCAGGGAGAGAGGTGAAAGATATGGCTTCAGTAGCTTGGAGCAAGGACCAAGAAATGATGCCATACATGATACATGGCATGACCCTCGAGTGGCATCCCTTTTCATTGAGGAAGCAGAGGTTGTGGGCTTTGAGTCTCCTAGAGACAAATTGATAGAGTGGTTGGTAGAAGGACCATCTAATTGCATGGTGATATCAGTGGTTGGCATTGGTGGCCTTGGCAAGACCACTCTTGTTAAGAAAGTGTACGACAATGAGCTTGTGGTGGCACACTTTGATTGTCGTGCTTGGATCACTGTGTCACAATCATATAAGATGGAGGAGCTATTAAGAGAGATAATAAAGCAAGTCTACAAGGCAAGGAAGGAGTTTTATCCTAAGGAAATTGACAAAATGAAAGAGACAACACTAATTGAGAAATTGAAGCAATATCTAGATGAACTAAGGTATGTAGTAATTTTTGATGATTTATGGGTTGTAGAATTTTGGGAACATGTAAAATATGCTTTCCCAAAGAACAACAAGGGTAGTAGAATAGTAATCACAACTAGAAGTGAGGATGTTGCTCCTTCAAACAAGGAATCTCCATATTATCATGTGTACAAGCTACCACCTCTTTCTTTAGAAAAGGCCTTAGAGCTTTTCTGCAAAAAGGTTTTCCAATGTGATGGGGGGAAATGTCCTCCTATTTTTATTGAGTTATCACGGGCGATTGTTGAGAGATGCGGAGGGTTACCACTAGCAATAGTGGCTATAGGGGGTCTTTTGTCAACCAAAGACAAGATTCTCTATGAGTGGTGCAAATTGCATAATAGTCTTAGCTCAGAGCTAGAAACTAATCCCCATCTCATGAATATTACCAAAATTTTATCCCTCAGTTATCATGATCTACCTTATAACCTCAAAGCttgtttcttatattttggcATGTTTCCAGAAGACTATTCTATTAATTGTGCAAGACTAATTCGACTATGGATAGCAGAGGgttttgtaaaagaaaagaaagggataACATTGGAAGATGTTGCACAAAGCTATTTGAACCAGCTCATTCGCAGAAGTTTGGTTCAAGTGGCATGGAGTGATGATGTTGGCAGATTTAGAAGTTGTCGAGTCCATGATATGTTGCGTGAGGTCATTCTTTCTAGGTCAGAGGAGTTGAGTTTCAGTTTGATCTCAATGCAAGACTACACAAAGTTTGATAGAATTGCTCGACGTCTCTCAAttcaaaaaaatgtaaataccTCTTTGAAGAGTATTACTAGTTCCCAAACTCATACTATTCTTATTTCAGGGGTAGATGAAGTGCCCAATTCATTCCTTGCTAATTCTTTTGCAAATTTCAAGCTCATGAAAACAATGGATTGTGAAGGCGCTCCTATAGACTACATTCCTAAAGAAGTGGGAAACCTATTCCATCTAAGGTACTTAAGCCTAAGAGATACAAAAGTACAGATCCTTCCGAAGTCCATAGGTAAACTACACAACCTAGAAACTTTGGATTTGAAACGCTCCCTCGTATTTGAGATACCAACAGAGATTAGTGGGCTCCGTAAGTTACGATATCTTGTGGGCTACACTGTAAACAATGATATTGAATATAGTACTGATTCTCGACTAGCAATAAAGATACACAATGGCATTGGATGTTTACAATCCTTACAAAAGCTTTTTAAGATTGAAGTCGACAACCATGCCCTTATTGTAGAATTGGGAAGTTTGACACAATTGAGGAAGTTACAAATCACtaaattgaagagagagaatgggATGGTTTTCTGCACTGCAttagagaaaatgagaaatctTCAGTCTTTGAGAATCCATGCAACAAGCGAGGAGGAAGTTCTTGAATTACAATCGATGTCTTCTCCTCCGCCCTTCCTACAATCTGTCACCCTATGTGGGCGATTAGAAAAGTTTCCAGAATGGATTGCCAAACTCATGGGTGTAGTTAGAGTTGgatttttttggtcaaaattaaTTGATGATCCATTGAAGGTCCTTCAAACTCTACCTAATTTGATGGATCTTTGGCTTTATGATGGATATGAAGGTGAGCAATTACATTTTGAAGGTGGAGGCTTCAAAAAACTTAAATGCGTTGGGCTTCGAAATTTGAAAGGATTGAATAGGTTGCTGATAGACGAGGGTTCCTTACCTCTTCTTGAAGAGCTTCGAATTGGACCCTCTCCACAACTAAAGGAAGTGCCCTCTAGCATCCACTATCTAAAAAGCCTCAAAGATCTGATATTTTATGAGATGCCAAATGAATTCGCCCTTAGTTTGCAACCAGATGGAGGCCTTGATTTTGGGAAAGTCAAAGATATTCCTCGTGTCAATTTCTGGTATAGGACTAAAGGTGAGAGCTATAAAGGATACAATCTTGGTGATCCAGAATTGTTGGAACGTCTACGAAGTTGA